The Candidatus Poribacteria bacterium genome contains the following window.
TTGCTGATAGCCGATAGCCAAAAAAGGAGATAGACCGATAATTACCTATATCATTCGCCGATGTTTGATCGCAATCCCGACGCTTTTGGCGATTTCTATCATCTCTTTTATCATCATTCAGCTCCCGCAAGGCGACTACCTCGACCGAGAAATTCAACGGTTAGAAGAGGAATTCGGCGATAGCAGCTCGCTGGCACAGGTAGAAGAGTTACGGGAACGCTATGGGTTGAACGACCCGCTCTGGAAACGTTACCTTATCTGGATAGGCGGCTTTGTCCGTGGGGACTTCGGTGAGTCGTTCGAGTATAAGCGAGAAGTCCACGAACTGATTTGGGATAGAATCGTCTTCACGCTGATTATCTCCATCGGGTCGCTGATCTTCACTTATGTTCTCGCTATACCACTCGGTGTCTATTCCGCAACGCATCAATACCAATGGTCAGACAATTTTCTGACCTTTCTTAGCTTCGTCGGGATGTCAATACCGGCGTTTCTCTTAGCACTATCGCTAATGGTGTTTGCGTTTGACATTTTCGGCATTCCGTTATTTGGACTCTTTTCAGCCTACTACGAAGGCGCGCCGTGGACGTGGGGAAAGTTGGGTGACCTGCTTACCCACCTCTGGATTCCTGTCATTGTTGTTGGGATTAACGGGACCGCCAGTTTGATGCGCATCATGCGGGGTAACCTACTTGACGTTTTGGGACAACCCTTCGTCCAAACCGCACGAGCGAAGGGACTTAAAGAGGTCGTGGTGGTGAGCAAGCATGCCGTGCGGATCGCAATTAATCCGCTCATTAGCATTTTAGGGATGAGTCTACCGGGTATTCTCTCCGGTTCAGCAATCGTCTCCATTGTGCTGGGTTTGCCGACGGTCGGTCCGATTCTCTTACGAAGTCTACTGAACGAGGACATCTACCTCGCAGGGACGCTCATTATGATGCTGAGCCTCCTGCTGGTCATCGGCAACCTACTTGCAGATATCGCCCTCGCCTGGGTAGATCCGAGGATACGTTATGAATGATTTTTTAATTTTTCCTTACGATTCGTTCAGATAGATTGATAATTTCACGTTCTGTTCCGTATATCTGCCCTCCATTACATTACGGGCTACACAGTTTGGATAAATATATGAAAGCTACAATTGAGACAGTAGAAGAGATTGAGGGTGCAGGCGATCTTCATACAGAAGGGGGTCAACTGAGCTACCGTCAGTTGATATGGCGACGCTTTCGCAAAAATCGGATGGGGATTATCGCGGGTGTGATCTTAATTGTTTTCTATCTCCTCGCCATCGGGGCAGACTTCTTCGCGCCGTATCATTACAGTGAAATCAACATGCGGCTCCGCCACGTCCCACCGCAACGCCTCCATTTTTCACTCCAAGATGGATTCTACGTCTATGCCCTAAAATCGGTGCGTAACCCAGAAAGTCTTGAATTAGAATTCACCAGAGATATGTCCCAAAAGGTCCCTGCTAAATTCTTCTTCAAGGATGCTGAGGGCAGAAGGCACCTGTTCAGTTCTGCCGGTCCCATGTTCCTGTTAGGCACCGATCGGATGGGACGTGACCTACTCTCGCGAATCATGTACGGGGCGCGTGTGTCAATGACGCTGGGTTTAGTCGGTGTCTTTTTGAGCATCATCCTCGGCTCTATCCTCGGCACTATCTCCGGCTACTACGGCGGTTGGATAGACAACCTGATCCAACGGATTATTGAAATCCTTTCGGCATTCCCGGACATCCCGCTATGGATGGCACTCGGTGCCGCACTACCCCCGGGCTGGTCAAGTATCCAAATTTACTTCGGGATTACGATTATCTTATCTATTATCCGATGGGGAGGATTGGCACGGCAGGTACGTGGAAAGGTCTTGGCATATCGGGAGAGCGATTTCGTGATGGCGGCGCGTGCTGCTGGTGCCGGACAATGGCACATTATCACGAAACATCTGCTGCCCGGATGCTACAGCCATATCATCGTCATTGCCACGCTCGCTATCCCGGGCATGATTTTGGGGGAAACTGCGCTTAGCTTCTTAGGCTTGGGCATCCGACCACCAATGACCAGTTGGGGCGTTCTGCTCGAAGAGGCACAACGTGTCACCGTTCTGCTTCACTATCCGTGGCTCATTTTTCCAGCCGTACCCGTCCTCGTCGTTGTTATCGCCTTTAACTTCTTAGGAGATGCCCTCCGCGACGCAGCGGATCCGTATTCAGATTGAAAGGAAACATAAATGTCAACACACACAGATCTTGGATTCTTCGCAACAGACGTCTCGTTCACAGACAAATCCGCAATCGTAACCGGCTCCAGCCGCGGTATCGGACGCGCAATCGCAATTGAACTCGCACGTCAAGGTGCTGATGTACTCATCAACTACAACCAAAACCGGGATGCCGCCGAATCTGTGCAACGTGAAGTGGAAGCACTGGGTAGAAAAGCCGTTATCATTCAAGCCGACATCAGCGACCTCAACGCACACGAGAGATTGCTCAATACCGCACACGATGCCTTCGGAAAAGTAGACATTCTCATCAACAACGCCGGTATCACTCGCATCGCTGACATCCTTGAGGAGACACCAGAACAGTTCGACTTTATTGTTAACACCAACCTTAAAGCGACCCATTTTCTGACGCAACGCTTCGCAAACTACATGATAGCCAATGAGATACGCGGGTGCATTATCTACACACTCTCAATTTCCGATACAATGGCATCCGACAATCGAACTGCCTACTGTATCTCAAAAGCAGGATTAGAGATGAGCATGCGCGCCTACGCCGGACGATTGGCGGCACATGGCATTAAAGTGAACGGTATTGCTGCGGGTGTAATTGATACCGATCTATCGCGCGTCCGCATCCCGGATTATGAGGAAGCGGCGGAGAAAGGTTACATTTTTATGGTCCGCGCCGGTGCGCCTGAA
Protein-coding sequences here:
- a CDS encoding ABC transporter permease; amino-acid sequence: MITYIIRRCLIAIPTLLAISIISFIIIQLPQGDYLDREIQRLEEEFGDSSSLAQVEELRERYGLNDPLWKRYLIWIGGFVRGDFGESFEYKREVHELIWDRIVFTLIISIGSLIFTYVLAIPLGVYSATHQYQWSDNFLTFLSFVGMSIPAFLLALSLMVFAFDIFGIPLFGLFSAYYEGAPWTWGKLGDLLTHLWIPVIVVGINGTASLMRIMRGNLLDVLGQPFVQTARAKGLKEVVVVSKHAVRIAINPLISILGMSLPGILSGSAIVSIVLGLPTVGPILLRSLLNEDIYLAGTLIMMLSLLLVIGNLLADIALAWVDPRIRYE
- a CDS encoding ABC transporter permease; the protein is MKATIETVEEIEGAGDLHTEGGQLSYRQLIWRRFRKNRMGIIAGVILIVFYLLAIGADFFAPYHYSEINMRLRHVPPQRLHFSLQDGFYVYALKSVRNPESLELEFTRDMSQKVPAKFFFKDAEGRRHLFSSAGPMFLLGTDRMGRDLLSRIMYGARVSMTLGLVGVFLSIILGSILGTISGYYGGWIDNLIQRIIEILSAFPDIPLWMALGAALPPGWSSIQIYFGITIILSIIRWGGLARQVRGKVLAYRESDFVMAARAAGAGQWHIITKHLLPGCYSHIIVIATLAIPGMILGETALSFLGLGIRPPMTSWGVLLEEAQRVTVLLHYPWLIFPAVPVLVVVIAFNFLGDALRDAADPYSD
- a CDS encoding SDR family NAD(P)-dependent oxidoreductase, encoding MSTHTDLGFFATDVSFTDKSAIVTGSSRGIGRAIAIELARQGADVLINYNQNRDAAESVQREVEALGRKAVIIQADISDLNAHERLLNTAHDAFGKVDILINNAGITRIADILEETPEQFDFIVNTNLKATHFLTQRFANYMIANEIRGCIIYTLSISDTMASDNRTAYCISKAGLEMSMRAYAGRLAAHGIKVNGIAAGVIDTDLSRVRIPDYEEAAEKGYIFMVRAGAPEDVAHATISAMKLYDTGVVLPAAGGVMTPLLNLRSMAALNMNKS